ATGAGCAGTCCATGAAACGGGGTGGTGGTAAAGAAGAGAAGAAATGTGGCCATGATCACTCTTTGAACTTCCACTCCTGTCGGCACATTGGACAGTGCTGCTGGACTTGCTGTGAGTTAAGCCACTTGAGAATGCAATGCATGTGGAAGCAGTGTGAACACTGACCCCACACCAGAGGACAGTCATCTCCAGGCACCTTGCCTGCAAAACAAAGGTCTCTATTAGGAGAAAACAGAGAAGAATGGCCACAAAGGTGAAGAAGAAGGTGAGTGGGCAGAGAGCCCTGCTACTCACAgtctgggcagcagccattgaaAGCCATCCTGCAAATGCCACAATTCTCATCATTGGCaacccagagccaggaggcaactCCATGCCAGCTCTTGATTTTCACTTTCATTGTGTCAAGCCACACACTACACGA
Above is a window of Hemicordylus capensis ecotype Gifberg chromosome 2, rHemCap1.1.pri, whole genome shotgun sequence DNA encoding:
- the ANAPC11 gene encoding anaphase-promoting complex subunit 11, whose translation is MKVKIKSWHGVASWLWVANDENCGICRMAFNGCCPDCKVPGDDCPLVWGQCSHCFHMHCILKWLNSQQVQQHCPMCRQEWKFKE